The genomic segment AATTAAGTTTCTACATAATGAGTATTAAGACCTATCTATTTTCTTCCTTTTTCGTAATTCTTGGAAGAAACTTTTTAACATCTCGCTACTTTCGGCTTCCATTAATCCCGATTCCACTTCGCAAGTATGATTAAACCTGTCATCTTGTAGTAAATTCATGAGTGAACCAGCTGTCCCTGCTTTTGGATCTTTTGCCCCGTAATATACTTTATCAATTCTCGAAAGCAAAATCGCTCCACTACACATTGGACACGGCTCTAATGTGACATACAGCTCGGCCCCGCTTAAACGCCATGATTTCTGGTGATTACAAGCATCTTGAATCGCAAGTAATTCCGCATGGGTTACCGCGTTTTGGCTCGTTTCGCGCAAATTATGGGCGCGACCAATAATTTCTCCATCTAAAACAACTACTGCACCAATCGGAACTTCTCCAATTTCGCGTGCTTTCTCGGCTTCTACAAGCGCTTGTTGCATAAAGAAAGCTCGTTCCATCTATGCACCTCATTTCTAAAAAGTCACTCATTGCCATTTTAGCATAGCTTTTACTAGATGTAGCAATAATCTGCTCAAACTTTCACAGGAATGTTTTAGTTGCTTTCACGAGCTATTTATATTACCATATATTAATACTAGGTACTAAAACAAAATTATCAAAATATACAATCTACTTATAAAGGAGAATTATTATGAATTCAGAGAACCTACTTGCTCCAGAACTTTATAATATTACCGACGAGATTGCTAAATTTAGTTCTGAAAAAACGGCTTTAATTTGGAAAAATGAACATGATGAAACAAAAACTTGGAGCTACCGTCACCTGCTTGAACAAGCGAATAAGTTTGCGAATGTTGCGAAAGAAGCTGGCGTAAAAAAAGGCGACCATGTTATCGTAATGACGCCTCGCTTGCTCGAAACATATGCGATTTACATGGGCCTATGGAAAGCTGGAGCCATCATTATTCCCGCTTCTGAATTACTTAAAGCACACGATTTAGAATACCGCATCCATCATGCTAATGTGAAAGCAATTGTTTCTTATAACGGAATGACTGCTGAATTTGATAAAATTAACGACATCCCATCTGTTGCCAAAAAGATTATTGTTGGCGAAAAATTAGCTGGTTGGGATCATTATGAAACATTAATGGAACAGGCTACAGTAGAATTCGAACGGGTGGAAACTTCCCGCGATGATGCATGCTTACTTGCTTTCACTAGTGGAACAACAGGTAATCCTAAAGGCGTTGTACATATTCATGGTTGGGGCTACGCGCATATTCGTATCGCCGCTGATCACTGGCTAGACATTCATGAAGACGATATTGTCTGGGCAACTGCAGGACCCGGCTGGCAAAAATGGGTCTGGTCTCCATTCCTATCCGTTCTTGGAAAAGGCGCGACTGGTTTCATTTATAATGGTCGTTTTATTCCCGAAAAACAACTCAACTTGCTTAGCGAAGAAAAAATCAACGTCCTATGCTGTACGCCAACAGAATATCGCTTAATGGCAAAAGTAAATAATTTGCGCGAACATGATTTAAGCTCCCTTCGCAGTGCTGTTTCAGCAGGTGAGCCACTAAACCGTGAAGTAATTCAAGTTTTCCAAGACAACTTTGACATTAAAGTTCGTGATGGATATGGACAAACAGAAAGCACATTATTGATTGGAACGCTTGTAGATACGCCAATTCGCCCCGGTTCAATGGGCAAACCAATTATGCCTGAATTTATGGCGATTATTGATGCTGATGGAAACCCGGTCGGTGTTGGTGAAATCGGTGATATTGCGATGCGTAGAGATTTCCCAGCATTGTTTAAAGAATACTATAAAGAACCTGAACGTCTTCAAAAAGCGATTCGCGGTGACTATTTTGTTTCTGGCGACCGTGCAATTCGTGACGAAGATAATTACTACTGGTTCCAAGGTAGAAATGACGATATCATCATTAGCTCTGGTTACACGATTGGACCTTTTGAGGTGGAAGACGCCTTGACTCATCACCCTGCCGTGAAAGAAGTAGCTGTTGTCGCAAGCCCTGACGAAATCCGCGGCACCGTCGTAAAAGCTTTCATCGTCTTAAAAGATGGTTACGAAGGCACCGACGACCTAGTTCACGAGTTACAAACATTTACGAAAGAACAAACCGCACCATACAAATATCCGCGCCGTATCGAGTTTGTGGAGGCTTTACCAAAAACCGATTCTGGGAAAATTCGTCGTGTGGAATTACGGGATGCTGAATTTGCGAGTGTGCATAAATAATATGATTGAAAAAAGTTCTCAAATGAGAACTTTTTTTATTCACTATGCTTTTTTTCAGTAAAGCCATTTTCTTTATGAAACTCTGCTGCATACTTCTTTAACAATCTCCCATCCGTGATTGTTTTTGCATTAAAAAATAAAGTTGGCAACAACGAGAAGACAACCAAAAATGCTATTAATAAAATCCCACCAACTAAAGCTATTAAAGTTCCCAGCCATTCATTTTGAATAGATATTCCTCCCGGCGAGCCGTCATTTCCAATGAACCACCATTTATTTAGTCTGTATATTTGTGTTCCCAAGACAATAGCCACTAATAAACCAATCGAAAGCTTTAAAAAAAATTTACTCCATACCTTAGTTACTGAGGATTCTTTTAATTTTATGCCATTTTTTTTCAAATAATTTAGCATCATCGCTTTACATCGGAAAAAGCAAAGCAAAGCAACCACAAACAAATAACATAGTGCTACTAAAATATAAAACCTTCCGAAAGGCCTATTACCATCAATTTTTATACCTAACAGCATACTTATTGTAATAGTTTGAATCATTAAGTATTTCGCCAACTGCCATCCAAAATCTCCCAAAATTTTATCACTAGATTTCAAAGTTAAATAATAGATATAACTTATAAATATAATTATTATAAGAATGCATGTTATAATTATTGAATTCTGCAAAGGTAATAAAGCCACAAAGCCACAAAACAAGGCAAGTATAAACAGCTGTAAATCCCTTGAAATGGTACTTTTTTTCGCTTCTTTTCCTCCTATATCTACTAATTTTTTAGCTTCTTTAAAAGAGATTTTACTCATTATAGTTTTCATTTAAGAACTCCATTTCTGTCAGTGGATTTATGAAAATTAATATTATTTACTTTGAATATTCGGATTAAAGTTAGGACTCCCACTGTGTGGTTGCACTCCTATCTTATATGTCTTATCTATGGCTATACTCTCGTGTTTTCCATACTGTTCATATACTTTTTCAAGCCATTTTTGTTTGTTTTTTTCTCTCTCTTTTGAATTGCCACTTAAGCCCAAATAAAAATTATACGAACTTATATCAATTTTTCCAAAAGTAGTATTTATATTAATCTCCGGAGTGGTTATATCCACTCCTTTGATTATTGTATTCACTGTTCCAGCTACAGCCCCAAAAGGTCCGCCATATTGAGCTCCTTCTAATGGTCCAACATTCCATAAGAACAAACTCAATCCCCCATATACCGCTTTACTTGCATCTCCATATGCGGGACTTTTTGGATTGGTAAATTCATCATAAGCATAAGCTGTCACACTTAGCCCATCACCTATATAACCAACGCTTTCTCTCGCAACAGGATGAGCTTTAACAAACTCAGAAACCGGCTTTAACTTCTTAAATACATCAAGCCCTACCTTAGAGCCCGCTATGAGTTTAGCCCCCTCACTGGTCTTAGAAAGAATTTTAGTTGTATATCCAATTGGTGCAAGTACGCTCCAACCTTTTTCGTTTAATTTAATTAGTCCGCCATAAACAACAGCTTGCGTCGCCACCGATGCTTCACTAATATAAGAAGTAAATTTCGGACTATTTAAGACTTTTACAGCTGTATCTTTTGGTAACTTATTCCAGCTCTCTTGCGCAATGAAGATGCCAAGTGCCACATTTTGGAGCCCTTCTGGAAATTTATCTAGAGCACCTATTACATATCCAAATAAACGATCATTATTTTTAATTTTCTCAATCGCTGCCATTGGATTTTTCTCATATAAATCATTTATCTCTTTAATTGCTGCTTTCTTTGCCTTCTCTTCCATTTCTTTTTGCTGTTCTTTACTTTTCAATTCTGTAAACCAGCTTTTATCCAAACCTACAGGCAATTGATAAGTTCCATCGGCGTTTACACTAGTGCTATTTAAAACTAAAACTCCTTGCATAGCTAACTTTATTTCATCTAAACTACTAGTAAAAAGCCCTTTGGTTTGTGCATCAAACTCACGTAATTTCTCTATCTTCTTCTGCAACTCCTCAATATCTTGTTGAAGATTATCTGACATTTGATCCAACTCTCTCCAATGATCCGATGCAGCATCCGATAGAGCAGCGACTACACTTGTCTTTATCACCTTCATGAACATTGATGTACGTTCCGCCGATTCTTTCATATTTCTTTTCGTCTCGATTTGTTTCTGTAAGTTGTCTTCATCTAAATATCCCTCACTTGAAACATCCAAATCAGCCGCCTTATATTTCTGTAATTCCTGATCAAGAATATCGCAAGCTGATGTTACTTTTTCTATTGTGGGCAAAATAAGATCCATAAACAAGCCTTTTCCAGCTGTATATGCAGTTCCTGACAATTTATGACCATCCACCGCTTGGATAATTTTTTCGCTTCCGGTTTTTAACTTAGTAAGCACCTCTTTCCCACTTGCTAAGTTTTTAGATAGCGCCTCCATCAATTTCTCTGAATCATCTCTTGAATAAATCAGTCCCAAGAAATTTCACCTCTTTTTTTGTACATTTCTTCACATTCATCATCAGCTTGAAGAATCTCTTTTTTAAACACAAAGGAAAATTGTTCTTGCGCATCTTGTACTTGTTGTCGGAATCTTCTCTCTTGATCGTCGCTTCTCTGCTGCACTTGAAAAAATTCCGTTTGCATATCTCTCGCATTTTCATCATTTAACATTCTTAAACTCTGGTAACCTCTTCGAAAATCATCTTCTAATTGATAAAGTAATCTTTCTACTGCTTGTTTTTCTTCTCTCAGTTTATCTAGTTGCTTTTCTTTTTGAATAATTTGTTGAGTATAAGCTGCTCGTTCTTGATCGTGTGTTTTCTCTCTCATTGTTTTCATCCCTTAAAATTTAATCTGACTATCTTGTAAGTCCATCATTTTAGCAATTTGGGGGAATTTTTCACTTTGTTCCTGGACACAGTTTACTAAATCTACTAAATCTGTTAACAATTGATTGTTAACTTTTTTCCCGGATTTCATGCTAGAAAGATTGCTCTTGTCTAAAGAAACTTGTTCACCCTTATCTACAGAAACTGCTGTTACATCAGATACTGCTGTCTGAGCTAAACTTGAATTTGAAGCAATATTCACCATCTCTATTATCCCTTTCTATTTTTATTTATATGTAAACTATTTTAACATATAAATAATGGATTACGCACTTCTTCCATGCACCAATTAATTACTTGTCGAGTGGCTGAAAATAACACGGCTAGCAATGCCAGCCGTGTACTTTATATACTCAATTCACTCGCTGCTTCTGCGTCCAACACCACCGTAAAATTAGGATGTAATTGAAAAATCGAGCTTGGAACTTCTTCGGCAACTTCTCCTTGTAAAGCTTTTTTAATAATGGCTGCTTTTTTCTTCCCGTTTGCGAACATTATTACTTCTTTCGCATGCATGACACTTTTGGGACCCATCGTTACATAATATTCTGGTACTTTGTCCGGATCTCCACCTACTTCACCGAGCAAAATATCGTGCATATCTGGACGCGAATCCACTGAAACAAGCCGAGTTTCATCACCAAACTTAGTCACGCCCGGCAAATTCCCACAAAAATGGCCATCTTCTCCAATCCCAATCAAAATCGCATCCAGTCCTCCGACACGTTTCAAATGCGCCTCATGTTCGGTATAGTTTTTCGTATCAAGCACATGAATTTGCTCTTCTGGAATTCCCGCTGGATCAAAATACATTTTCTTCAAATTGCCAATTGTCACACCAAATTTTTCTTCGCCAATTGGGATTTCATCAAAATTATAATAGCAAACATTCGTAAGTGGCGCTTTCTCGCTCATTTCCGCCACCAACATTTCGTACATTCGTTTTGGCGTTGAACCTGCCGTAATTGCCAGATGGACTTCTTTATCTTGATACATCTTCCCTAAAAGCAGTTGCATTGTTGTTTTACTCATATTTTCATAATCTTTTTCGATAATTATTTTCATTTTTTTCACCTCTCACTTTGAATTACTTT from the Listeria seeligeri serovar 1/2b str. SLCC3954 genome contains:
- the tadA gene encoding tRNA adenosine(34) deaminase TadA; amino-acid sequence: MERAFFMQQALVEAEKAREIGEVPIGAVVVLDGEIIGRAHNLRETSQNAVTHAELLAIQDACNHQKSWRLSGAELYVTLEPCPMCSGAILLSRIDKVYYGAKDPKAGTAGSLMNLLQDDRFNHTCEVESGLMEAESSEMLKSFFQELRKRKKIDRS
- the mbcS gene encoding acyl-CoA synthetase MbcS → MNSENLLAPELYNITDEIAKFSSEKTALIWKNEHDETKTWSYRHLLEQANKFANVAKEAGVKKGDHVIVMTPRLLETYAIYMGLWKAGAIIIPASELLKAHDLEYRIHHANVKAIVSYNGMTAEFDKINDIPSVAKKIIVGEKLAGWDHYETLMEQATVEFERVETSRDDACLLAFTSGTTGNPKGVVHIHGWGYAHIRIAADHWLDIHEDDIVWATAGPGWQKWVWSPFLSVLGKGATGFIYNGRFIPEKQLNLLSEEKINVLCCTPTEYRLMAKVNNLREHDLSSLRSAVSAGEPLNREVIQVFQDNFDIKVRDGYGQTESTLLIGTLVDTPIRPGSMGKPIMPEFMAIIDADGNPVGVGEIGDIAMRRDFPALFKEYYKEPERLQKAIRGDYFVSGDRAIRDEDNYYWFQGRNDDIIISSGYTIGPFEVEDALTHHPAVKEVAVVASPDEIRGTVVKAFIVLKDGYEGTDDLVHELQTFTKEQTAPYKYPRRIEFVEALPKTDSGKIRRVELRDAEFASVHK
- a CDS encoding T7SS effector LXG polymorphic toxin — translated: MGLIYSRDDSEKLMEALSKNLASGKEVLTKLKTGSEKIIQAVDGHKLSGTAYTAGKGLFMDLILPTIEKVTSACDILDQELQKYKAADLDVSSEGYLDEDNLQKQIETKRNMKESAERTSMFMKVIKTSVVAALSDAASDHWRELDQMSDNLQQDIEELQKKIEKLREFDAQTKGLFTSSLDEIKLAMQGVLVLNSTSVNADGTYQLPVGLDKSWFTELKSKEQQKEMEEKAKKAAIKEINDLYEKNPMAAIEKIKNNDRLFGYVIGALDKFPEGLQNVALGIFIAQESWNKLPKDTAVKVLNSPKFTSYISEASVATQAVVYGGLIKLNEKGWSVLAPIGYTTKILSKTSEGAKLIAGSKVGLDVFKKLKPVSEFVKAHPVARESVGYIGDGLSVTAYAYDEFTNPKSPAYGDASKAVYGGLSLFLWNVGPLEGAQYGGPFGAVAGTVNTIIKGVDITTPEININTTFGKIDISSYNFYLGLSGNSKEREKNKQKWLEKVYEQYGKHESIAIDKTYKIGVQPHSGSPNFNPNIQSK
- a CDS encoding glucosamine-6-phosphate deaminase is translated as MKIIIEKDYENMSKTTMQLLLGKMYQDKEVHLAITAGSTPKRMYEMLVAEMSEKAPLTNVCYYNFDEIPIGEEKFGVTIGNLKKMYFDPAGIPEEQIHVLDTKNYTEHEAHLKRVGGLDAILIGIGEDGHFCGNLPGVTKFGDETRLVSVDSRPDMHDILLGEVGGDPDKVPEYYVTMGPKSVMHAKEVIMFANGKKKAAIIKKALQGEVAEEVPSSIFQLHPNFTVVLDAEAASELSI